A single window of Stigmatopora nigra isolate UIUO_SnigA chromosome 20, RoL_Snig_1.1, whole genome shotgun sequence DNA harbors:
- the rbm14b gene encoding RNA-binding protein 14b isoform X2 — MDKGHTVKLFVGNLSLEATQEELQSIFEPFGHVVSCSVLRQFAFVHIQGEGAAERAIRELNGREFHGRNLVVEESRGRPLHSTKVFVGNLSGMCTTEDLQQLFQTFGKVLECDKVKGYAFVHMENKEDAIQAIEALHGTSFKGRPLSVELSKVQPSKQVPTGKIPCVNCGKQGHYAGECPVGKPTLEQYQSQAAVLAAAAAAAAGLPLQVQQSVHNSVYNTSSFDPTYAALTGITTGTRTDGNPVNPAVYGALATQVYGANVANQIYGSVANQTALASGAAQVYGSVGPNLYGQMAANPAAASAYTTPVYTQAMANPIYLTAAHGLEMQSAAAAAAVNSSYAVSPTLSPAYAHLTAMGAADPATALFEAARQAHYFAQGQQVVAEQQTAAAKSGERDRSPLRRTAPLLPDPIMKPFIYQRAKPRRSLLPTPAGRAAEEAASEAADDHVARSPGRRRGLG; from the exons ATGGACAAGGGTCACACGGTGAAGCTGTTTGTGGGCAACCTGTCGTTGGAGGCCACCCAGGAGGAGCTGCAGTCCATCTTTGAGCCCTTCGGTCACGTGGTCAGCTGCAGCGTCCTGCGACAGTTTGCCTTCGTGCACATACAGGGCGAGGGCGCCGCCGAGCGCGCCATCCGCGAGCTCAACGGCCGCGAGTTCCACGGACGCAACCTGGTGGTGGAGGAGTCCCGGGGCCGCCCGCTGCACTCCACCAAAGTCTTTGTGGGGAACCTGAGCGGCATGTGCACCACCGAGGACCTGCAGCAGCTCTTTCAGACCTTTGGCAAAGTTCTGGAATGCGACAAAGTCAAAG GTTACGCCTTTGTCCACATGGAGAACAAGGAAGACGCGATCCAGGCCATCGAGGCGCTGCACGGCACCTCCTTCAAGGGGCGGCCGCTCTCCGTGGAGCTCTCCAAAGTCCAGCCCAGTAAGCAGGTGCCCACCGGCAAGATCCCGTGCGTCAACTGCGGCAAGCAGGGCCACTACGCCGGCGAGTGCCCCGTGGGGAAACCCACCCTGGAGCAGTATCAGAGCCAGGCCGCCGTCCTGGCGGCcgcggcggccgccgccgccggcctgCCCCTGCAGGTCCAGCAGAGCGTGCACAACTCTGTGTACAACACGTCCTCCTTTGACCCCACCTACGCCGCCCTGACCGGCATCACCACGGGCACGCGCACCGACGGCAACCCCGTCAACCCGGCCGTCTACGGCGCCCTGGCCACCCAGGTGTACGGCGCCAACGTGGCCAACCAGATCTACGGCTCGGTGGCCAATCAGACGGCGCTGGCGTCGGGGGCCGCTCAGGTCTACGGCTCGGTGGGCCCCAACCTGTACGGGCAGATGGCGGCCAATCCCGCCGCGGCGTCTGCGTACACCACGCCGGTGTACACGCAAGCCATGGCCAACCCCATCTACCTGACCGCCGCCCACGGCCTGGAAATgcagtcggcggcggcggcggcggccgtcaACTCGTCCTACGCGGTATCCCCGACGCTCTCCCCCGCCTACGCCCACCTGACCGCCATGGGCGCCGCCGACCCCGCCACGGCCCTCTTTGAAGCGGCCAGACAGGCTCACTATTTTGCTCAAGGTCAGCAGGTGGTGGCCGAGCAGCAGACGGCGGCCGCCAAGTCCGGCGAGCGGGACCGCAGCCCGCTCCGACGGACCGCCCCCCTCCTGCCGGACCCCATCATGAAGCCCTTTATTTACCAGCGGGCCAAACCGCGGCGCTCCCTGCTCCCCACGCCCGCCGGGCGCGCCGCGGAGGAGGCGGCGTCGGAGGCGGCCGACGACCACGTGGCAAG GTCACCTGGACGGCGGCGTGGGCTCGGATGA
- the rbm14b gene encoding RNA-binding protein 14b isoform X1 — translation MDKGHTVKLFVGNLSLEATQEELQSIFEPFGHVVSCSVLRQFAFVHIQGEGAAERAIRELNGREFHGRNLVVEESRGRPLHSTKVFVGNLSGMCTTEDLQQLFQTFGKVLECDKVKGYAFVHMENKEDAIQAIEALHGTSFKGRPLSVELSKVQPSKQVPTGKIPCVNCGKQGHYAGECPVGKPTLEQYQSQAAVLAAAAAAAAGLPLQVQQSVHNSVYNTSSFDPTYAALTGITTGTRTDGNPVNPAVYGALATQVYGANVANQIYGSVANQTALASGAAQVYGSVGPNLYGQMAANPAAASAYTTPVYTQAMANPIYLTAAHGLEMQSAAAAAAVNSSYAVSPTLSPAYAHLTAMGAADPATALFEAARQAHYFAQGQQVVAEQQTAAAKSGERDRSPLRRTAPLLPDPIMKPFIYQRAKPRRSLLPTPAGRAAEEAASEAADDHVARYYADYYQQLQQYPHFQYAYPSPGAMSVIHGMQVAAAAASALSLAVPEPPPGPVVPAVAAAMAAPRVYDPPLPPTTLKESILRRPQLSLHTPEPPFR, via the exons ATGGACAAGGGTCACACGGTGAAGCTGTTTGTGGGCAACCTGTCGTTGGAGGCCACCCAGGAGGAGCTGCAGTCCATCTTTGAGCCCTTCGGTCACGTGGTCAGCTGCAGCGTCCTGCGACAGTTTGCCTTCGTGCACATACAGGGCGAGGGCGCCGCCGAGCGCGCCATCCGCGAGCTCAACGGCCGCGAGTTCCACGGACGCAACCTGGTGGTGGAGGAGTCCCGGGGCCGCCCGCTGCACTCCACCAAAGTCTTTGTGGGGAACCTGAGCGGCATGTGCACCACCGAGGACCTGCAGCAGCTCTTTCAGACCTTTGGCAAAGTTCTGGAATGCGACAAAGTCAAAG GTTACGCCTTTGTCCACATGGAGAACAAGGAAGACGCGATCCAGGCCATCGAGGCGCTGCACGGCACCTCCTTCAAGGGGCGGCCGCTCTCCGTGGAGCTCTCCAAAGTCCAGCCCAGTAAGCAGGTGCCCACCGGCAAGATCCCGTGCGTCAACTGCGGCAAGCAGGGCCACTACGCCGGCGAGTGCCCCGTGGGGAAACCCACCCTGGAGCAGTATCAGAGCCAGGCCGCCGTCCTGGCGGCcgcggcggccgccgccgccggcctgCCCCTGCAGGTCCAGCAGAGCGTGCACAACTCTGTGTACAACACGTCCTCCTTTGACCCCACCTACGCCGCCCTGACCGGCATCACCACGGGCACGCGCACCGACGGCAACCCCGTCAACCCGGCCGTCTACGGCGCCCTGGCCACCCAGGTGTACGGCGCCAACGTGGCCAACCAGATCTACGGCTCGGTGGCCAATCAGACGGCGCTGGCGTCGGGGGCCGCTCAGGTCTACGGCTCGGTGGGCCCCAACCTGTACGGGCAGATGGCGGCCAATCCCGCCGCGGCGTCTGCGTACACCACGCCGGTGTACACGCAAGCCATGGCCAACCCCATCTACCTGACCGCCGCCCACGGCCTGGAAATgcagtcggcggcggcggcggcggccgtcaACTCGTCCTACGCGGTATCCCCGACGCTCTCCCCCGCCTACGCCCACCTGACCGCCATGGGCGCCGCCGACCCCGCCACGGCCCTCTTTGAAGCGGCCAGACAGGCTCACTATTTTGCTCAAGGTCAGCAGGTGGTGGCCGAGCAGCAGACGGCGGCCGCCAAGTCCGGCGAGCGGGACCGCAGCCCGCTCCGACGGACCGCCCCCCTCCTGCCGGACCCCATCATGAAGCCCTTTATTTACCAGCGGGCCAAACCGCGGCGCTCCCTGCTCCCCACGCCCGCCGGGCGCGCCGCGGAGGAGGCGGCGTCGGAGGCGGCCGACGACCACGTGGCAAG ATACTATGCTGACTACTACCAGCAGCTGCAGCAGTACCCTCACTTCCAGTACGCCTACCCCTCCCCCGGGGCCATGTCCGTTATCCACGGCATgcaggtggcggcggcggcagcgtcGGCCTTGTCCTTGGCGGTGCCGGAGCCCCCGCCGGGGCCGGTGGTCCCCGCCGTGGCGGCAGCCATGGCTGCGCCCAGGGTGTATGATCCGCCGTTGCCGCCGACCACGCTCAAGGAGTCCATCCTCCGCCGCCCCCAACTCTCCCTTCACACGCCTGAGCCCCCCTTTCGATAG
- the rbm14b gene encoding RNA-binding protein 14b isoform X3 — protein MDKGHTVKLFVGNLSLEATQEELQSIFEPFGHVVSCSVLRQFAFVHIQGEGAAERAIRELNGREFHGRNLVVEESRGRPLHSTKVFVGNLSGMCTTEDLQQLFQTFGKVLECDKVKGYAFVHMENKEDAIQAIEALHGTSFKGRPLSVELSKVQPSKQVPTGKIPCVNCGKQGHYAGECPVGKPTLEQYQSQAAVLAAAAAAAAGLPLQVQQSVHNSVYNTSSFDPTYAALTGITTGTRTDGNPVNPAVYGALATQVYGANVANQIYGSVANQTALASGAAQVYGSVGPNLYGQMAANPAAASAYTTPVYTQAMANPIYLTAAHGLEMQSAAAAAAVNSSYAVSPTLSPAYAHLTAMGAADPATALFEAARQAHYFAQGQQVVAEQQTAAAKSGERDRSPLRRTAPLLPDPIMKPFIYQRAKPRRSLLPTPAGRAAEEAASEAADDHVAR, from the exons ATGGACAAGGGTCACACGGTGAAGCTGTTTGTGGGCAACCTGTCGTTGGAGGCCACCCAGGAGGAGCTGCAGTCCATCTTTGAGCCCTTCGGTCACGTGGTCAGCTGCAGCGTCCTGCGACAGTTTGCCTTCGTGCACATACAGGGCGAGGGCGCCGCCGAGCGCGCCATCCGCGAGCTCAACGGCCGCGAGTTCCACGGACGCAACCTGGTGGTGGAGGAGTCCCGGGGCCGCCCGCTGCACTCCACCAAAGTCTTTGTGGGGAACCTGAGCGGCATGTGCACCACCGAGGACCTGCAGCAGCTCTTTCAGACCTTTGGCAAAGTTCTGGAATGCGACAAAGTCAAAG GTTACGCCTTTGTCCACATGGAGAACAAGGAAGACGCGATCCAGGCCATCGAGGCGCTGCACGGCACCTCCTTCAAGGGGCGGCCGCTCTCCGTGGAGCTCTCCAAAGTCCAGCCCAGTAAGCAGGTGCCCACCGGCAAGATCCCGTGCGTCAACTGCGGCAAGCAGGGCCACTACGCCGGCGAGTGCCCCGTGGGGAAACCCACCCTGGAGCAGTATCAGAGCCAGGCCGCCGTCCTGGCGGCcgcggcggccgccgccgccggcctgCCCCTGCAGGTCCAGCAGAGCGTGCACAACTCTGTGTACAACACGTCCTCCTTTGACCCCACCTACGCCGCCCTGACCGGCATCACCACGGGCACGCGCACCGACGGCAACCCCGTCAACCCGGCCGTCTACGGCGCCCTGGCCACCCAGGTGTACGGCGCCAACGTGGCCAACCAGATCTACGGCTCGGTGGCCAATCAGACGGCGCTGGCGTCGGGGGCCGCTCAGGTCTACGGCTCGGTGGGCCCCAACCTGTACGGGCAGATGGCGGCCAATCCCGCCGCGGCGTCTGCGTACACCACGCCGGTGTACACGCAAGCCATGGCCAACCCCATCTACCTGACCGCCGCCCACGGCCTGGAAATgcagtcggcggcggcggcggcggccgtcaACTCGTCCTACGCGGTATCCCCGACGCTCTCCCCCGCCTACGCCCACCTGACCGCCATGGGCGCCGCCGACCCCGCCACGGCCCTCTTTGAAGCGGCCAGACAGGCTCACTATTTTGCTCAAGGTCAGCAGGTGGTGGCCGAGCAGCAGACGGCGGCCGCCAAGTCCGGCGAGCGGGACCGCAGCCCGCTCCGACGGACCGCCCCCCTCCTGCCGGACCCCATCATGAAGCCCTTTATTTACCAGCGGGCCAAACCGCGGCGCTCCCTGCTCCCCACGCCCGCCGGGCGCGCCGCGGAGGAGGCGGCGTCGGAGGCGGCCGACGACCACGTGGCAAGGTAG
- the actn3b gene encoding alpha-actinin-3b — translation MYPLCEQELAGFPEDATRHGVWASPLSGTSLAATGAHGSGEGEGERGACPQAAADPGHHPAGYLFWDATLTLTPGFTAERHSVRQSGERRVTSPGPELVCVPPTLVDLFSAAAMTTLESHMTYTIHSEQQTYMTQEDDWDRDLLLDPAWEKQQRKTFTAWCNSHLRKAGTQIENIEEDFRNGLKLMLLLEVISGERLPKPDKGKMRFHKIANVNKALDFICSKGVKLVSIGAEEIVDGNVKMTLGMIWTIILRFAIQDISVEETSAKEGLLLWCQRKTAPYRNVNVQNFHISWKDGLALCALIHRHRPDLIDYSKLRKDDPIGNLNTAFEVAEKFLDIPKMLDAEDIVNTPKPDEKAIMTYVSCFYHAFAGAEQAETAANRICKVLAVNQENEKLMEEYEKLASELLEWIRRTVPWLENRVAEQTMRAMQQKLEDFRDYRRVHKPPRVQEKCQLEINFNTLQTKLRLSNRPAFMPSEGKMVSDIANAWKGLEQVEKGYEEWLLTEIRRLERLDHLAEKFKQKCAMHESWTAGKEDLLSKKDYESASLMEIRALMRKHEAFESDLAAHQDRVEQIAAIAQELNELDYHDAASVNARCQGICDQWDNLGTLTQKRRDALERVEKLWETIDQLYLEFAKRAAPFNNWMDGAMEDLQDMFIVHSTEEIQSLITAHDQFKATLPEADKERMATLGIHAEILKIAQTYGIKLSGINPYTNLSTQDIGTKWDTVKHLVPLRDQMLQEEVARQQANERLRRQFAAQANIIGPWIQTKMEEISHVSVDIAGSLEEQMNSLKNYEQNIINYKSNIDKLEGDHQLSQESLIFDNKHTNYTMEHIRVGWEQLLTTIARTINEVENQILTRDAKGISQEQLNEFRASFNHFDRKRNGMMDPDDFRACLISMGYDLGEVEFARIMTLVDPNNTGVVTFQAFIDFMTRETAETDTAEQVMASFKILASDKNYITVEELRRELPPEQAEYCITRMTRYVGAECPTGALDYISFSSALYGESDL, via the exons atgtatccGCTTTGTGAGCAGGAATTGGCTGGTTTCCCGGAAGACGCTACGAGACATGGTGTGTGGGCGAGCCCGTTGTCCGGGACTTCATTAGCAGCAACAGGTGCACATGGGAGCGGGGAGGGCGAGGGAGAGCGAGGGGCGTGTCCCCAGGCTGCGGCTGACCCAGGCCACCACCCCGCCGGGTACCTTTTTTGGGACGCAACCCTGACACTCACCCCTGGCTTCACGGCCGAGCGGCACTCAGTCCGGCAGAGTGGAGAACGGCGTGTGACCTCCCCTGGACCAGAGCTCGTGTGTGTCCCCCCCACTCTTGTTGATCTCTTTTCAGCCGCCGCCATGACGacgctcgagagccacatgacGTACACCATCCACAGCGAGCAGCAGACCTACATGACCCAGGAGGACGACTGGGACCGAGACCTGCTGCTCGACCCGGCCTGGGAGAAGCAGCAGAGGAAG ACCTTCACAGCCTGGTGCAACTCCCACCTGAGGAAAGCCGGCACGCAGATTGAGAACATTGAGGAGGATTTCCGCAATGGCCTGAAGTTGATGTTGCTTCTGGAGGTCATCTCAG GCGAGAGGCTCCCCAAGCCGGACAAAGGAAAGATGCGCTTCCACAAGATCGCCAACGTCAACAAAGCTCTGGACTTCATCTGTAGCAAGGGCGTCAAGCTGGTGTCCATCGGCGCCGAGG AGATCGTGGACGGCAACGTGAAGATGACCCTGGGAATGATCTGGACCATCATCTTGCGCTTCGCCATCCAGGACATCTCTGTTGAAG AAACGTCCGCCAAGGAGGGTCTGCTCCTGTGGTGCCAGAGGAAGACCGCCCCCTACAGGAACGTCAACGTGCAGAACTTCCACATCAG TTGGAAGGACGGCTTGGCCCTGTGCGCCCTCATTCACAGACACAGACCCGACCTCATTGACTACTCCAAACTGAGAAAG GACGATCCCATCGGCAACCTGAACACGGCCTTCGAGGTGGCCGAGAAATTCCTGGACATCCCAAAGATGTTGGATGCCGAGG ACATCGTCAACACCCCCAAACCGGACGAGAAGGCCATCATGACCTACGTTTCTTGCTTCTACCACGCCTTTGCCGGTGCCGAGCAG GCCGAGACGGCGGCCAATCGCATCTGCAAGGTCCTGGCGGTCAACCAGGAAAACGAGAAGCTGATGGAGGAGTACGAGAAACTGGCCAGCGAG CTCCTGGAGTGGATCCGCCGCACCGTGCCCTGGCTGGAGAACCGCGTGGCCGAGCAGACCATGCGCGCCATGCAGCAGAAGCTGGAGGACTTCCGCGACTACCGGCGCGTGCACAAGCCGCCGCGCGTGCAGGAGAAGTGTCAGCTGGAGATCAACTTCAACACCCTGCAGACCAAACTCAGGCTCAGCAACAGGCCCGCCTTCATGCCCTCCGAGGGCAAGATGGTGTCG GACATTGCCAATGCCTGGAAGGGCCTGGAGCAGGTGGAGAAGGGCTACGAAGAGTGGCTCCTGACGGAGATCCGCCGGCTAGAGAGGCTGGACCACCTGGCCGAGAAGTTCAAGCAAAAGTGCGCCATGCACGAGTCGTGGACGGCAG GGAAGGAGGACCTGCTCTCCAAGAAGGATTACGAGTCGGCCTCCCTGATGGAGATCCGTGCGCTGATGAGGAAACACGAGGCCTTCGAGAGCGACCTGGCCGCTCACCAGGACCGCGTGGAGCAGATTGCCGCCATCGCTCAGGAACTCAA CGAGCTGGACTACCACGACGCCGCCAGCGTCAACGCCCGCTGTCAGGGCATCTGCGACCAGTGGGACAACCTGGGCACGCTGACGCAGAAGAGGCGGGATGCCCTGGAG CGTGTGGAGAAGCTGTGGGAGACCATCGACCAGCTGTACCTGGAGTTTGCTAAGAGGGCGGCGCCCTTCAACAACTGGATGGACGGAGCCATGGAGGACCTGCAGGACATGTTCATCGTCCACAGCACCGAGGAAATCCAG AGTCTGATCACGGCCCACGACCAGTTCAAAGCCACCCTGCCCGAGGCCGACAAAGAGCGAATGGCCACGCTGGGCATCCACGCCGAGATCTTGAAAATCGCCCAGACCTACGGAATCAAGCTGTCCGGCATCAACCCCTACACCAACCTGTCCACCCAGGACATCGGTACCAAGTGGGACACG GTGAAACACCTGGTGCCCCTCAGAGACCAAATGCTCCAGGAGGAAGTGGCGCGGCAGCAGGCCAACGAGCGGCTGCGCCGCCAATTTGCCGCTCAGGCCAACATCATCGGACCTTGGATCCAAACCAAGATGGAG GAGATTAGTCACGTGTCGGTGGACATCGCCGGATCTCTGGAGGAACAGATGAACAGTCTGAAGAATTACGAGCAGAACATCATCAACTACAAGTCCAACATCGACAAGCTGGAGGGCGATCACCAGCTCAGTCAGGAGTCGCTCATCTTTGACAACAAGCACACCAACTACACCATGGAG CACATCCGCGTGGGCTGGGAGCAGCTTCTCACCACCATCGCCAGAACCATCAACGAGGTGGAGAACCAGATCCTGACCCGCGACGCCAAGGGCATCAGCCAGGAGCAGCTTAACGAGTTCCGGGCCTCCTTCAACCACTTTGACAGG AAGAGAAACGGCATGATGGACCCAGACGACTTCCGTGCCTGCCTGATCTCCATGGGCTACGACTTG GGAGAGGTGGAGTTTGCCCGCATCATGACCCTGGTGGACCCCAACAACACGGGCGTGGTCACCTTCCAGGCCTTCATCGACTTCATGACCCGAGAGACGGCCGAGACCGACACGGCCGAGCAAGTCATGGCCTCCTTCAAGATTCTGGCTTCGGACAAA AACTACATCACGGTGGAAGAGCTCCGCCGAGAACTCCCGCCCGAGCAGGCTGAGTACTGCATCACCCGCATGACCCGCTACGTGGGCGCCGAGTGCCCCACCGGCGCCCTCGACTACATCTCCTTCTCCAGCGCCCTCTACGGCGAGAGTGATTTGTAA